One genomic segment of Devosia sp. includes these proteins:
- the nrdH gene encoding glutaredoxin-like protein NrdH, giving the protein MSITVYSKPACVQCTATTRALDRKGVEYTVVDISEDAEAYARVEEMGYRQVPVVVAGDQHWAGFRPDMIGTLS; this is encoded by the coding sequence ATGAGCATCACCGTCTATAGCAAGCCCGCCTGCGTACAGTGCACCGCCACCACCCGCGCCCTCGACCGCAAGGGTGTCGAGTACACTGTCGTGGATATTTCCGAGGATGCGGAGGCTTATGCCCGCGTCGAAGAGATGGGCTATCGCCAGGTGCCGGTCGTCGTGGCCGGTGATCAGCACTGGGCTGGCTTCCGCCCGGACATGATCGGCACGCTCTCGTAA
- the nrdI gene encoding class Ib ribonucleoside-diphosphate reductase assembly flavoprotein NrdI: MSGLVYYSSSSENTHRFVQRLGVSSLRLPVDAGTEAPVVSEPFVLVLPTYGSGNGKGAVPKPVIRFLNNPANRDLIRGVIAAGNTNFGSGYALAGDIVSQKCAVPLLYRFELLGTDEDVTNVKQGLERFWTRSH, encoded by the coding sequence ATGAGCGGTCTCGTCTATTATTCCAGCAGTTCCGAAAATACCCATCGCTTCGTGCAGAGGCTGGGTGTTTCCAGCCTCCGCCTACCTGTAGACGCCGGCACCGAGGCGCCGGTGGTGAGTGAGCCCTTCGTGCTTGTCCTGCCCACCTATGGGTCAGGCAACGGCAAGGGCGCCGTACCCAAGCCGGTCATCCGGTTTCTCAACAATCCCGCCAATCGCGATCTCATCCGTGGGGTGATTGCGGCTGGAAACACCAATTTCGGCAGCGGATATGCCCTTGCGGGTGACATCGTCTCGCAAAAATGCGCCGTGCCCCTCCTCTACCGGTTCGAACTGCTCGGAACGGATGAGGATGTGACAAACGTCAAACAAGGACTCGAACGGTTTTGGACACGCTCACACTAG